Genomic segment of Malus domestica chromosome 15, GDT2T_hap1:
AATGTAATTCTCAATTGATGTATGCAATATTATTATACATTCACAGAAAGAAATGAGAGTTTTGGTACATTACTAGATTGTTTTTATCTTGTTAGGTTGAAGTCAATACCCCTCCCCAGGTTGAATTCGATACCCATACCCATAGCTGATTGAAACTTCCTCCATGCCCAATTCTTAAATTCCCTTTCCTTGTTGCTCTACTTGAGAATTGACATGttgctttttctttcctttttgagAGTTAATTGGAGCTCGTGTTTCGGTGTTCCCTTGAGAAATTTGTGTCCCTGAAGTTTGAGAGTTTGCTTGGGCATTTTGAGTTGTTGCTTAAGTATTTACTTGTTAAGTCTCTTGCATTAACCCAAGAGAGTTTGCTTGGGCATTTTGAGTTGTTGCTTGAGTGTTTACTTGTTGAGTCTCCTGCATTAACCCAATAATGAATTAAACTGCAATTCAACATACAACACTTGCTAGTTTGGTCTTTTAGGATTTACTAAAGCATAAATATGTACCTGATTCTTATTTGTTGCATCCGTGTGTTGTGATTTTCCACATCCTACTTTATCGTGCCCCAACTTTCAGCATTTACCGCAAGTTATCTCTACAAACCATTTTCTATGTCTCTAAGGTTGCGGTGTGTCATTGTGCTCACCCAATAGATTAATTGGTGGTGGAGGATAGTGTGCTTGTGGCTCAACTTCACCTACAGACAcaattctctttctttttggCCTGCCAAGTTGCTTCTTGCATATTTCGGAGGATCTCCGTTCCACATCATAATATCCGATAACTCCATCGTCATCTGCTAAACTAACTCTGAAATCAACTATGGGTATCAACTTCAACCTGGGGATGGGTATTGAATTCAACCTGGAGTCTATATTGACTTCAACCAGGGGATGGTGATGCTTTTATCTAGGAAATAATTTGTTTCCTAAATTACCCTTACAGTCAGTGTCATGTGCCACGCACATGATTGAATTTAACGGAGTTATTGACGGTGTTAAGGAAAATTACCATAACTACTCATTTTGACGAGTTAAGGAACCATTGCTCCAactaggttaaagttgagggactatttcTACAATTTCCTCTGAAAACAAAACTATAAGTTTTAAGGACAGAATTATAATAGAAAAAACTATAGGGACAAAAATGAAATCCAAATAATCACAGGGACTATTAGTGAAATTGACCATTTATATATACACGGAAGCAGCCATCTTCCAATTTCTCTTGTTCTCTATCGATCGATTAAACCACCGCCCAATCTCACAAAGCCCTCTTCGACAAACACAGAAAGCTCAGAAACCCTTCCGCTGGCAATAAGGTTAGCATTCGATTCTCTCCCTCggctattttatttttcccaATTCAGTTGTTCTTATTTTTCTCCTGATCGAAGTTAGGGCTTTTCATAATTCCTGTTCTAATCGCGTTCTCAGGGTAAATTAATCTTCAATTATTGCTTGCTTGATTAATATTTGATTGTTAATTTGAGTATTTTGAGTTCAATCTGATTGGGCATTGATTAGAATCTACGAATTCGAttgctttgtttattttttgtagttcgaaagttttgatttttttatttattctggTATTTGTTCGATTGGAACAGTTTGGGATTGGAGGAAGAGGAGATTTATCGCCATGACGTCTCTGAACGAGCTGATTCCGCCGCCAACGGCAACCACAACGACATATTACGACCACTCGAACGATCCGTGGTTCCGGCAGCGGTTCAGTTCTTCCGAGGCGGAAAGATCTGCTGCTGTCGTTAAACCTAATCCTGTGCCTCAGTACTTGAAGCGCCAAGGCTTTGTTCCTAGGAAGGTGGAGGACTTCGGGGAAGGCGGCGCTTTCCCGGAGATTCACATAGCTCAGTACCCTCTTGGCATGGGCCGGGACAAGGTGGCAAAACCTGGGACAAAAATTCTTCCGGTTTCAGTTGATGCCAATGGGGAGATTGCGTATGATGCCATTGTTAAACAGAATGAGAACTCGAGAAAGATTGTGTATTCTCAACATAAGGATATTGTGCCAAAAATTTTGAAGGATGCGGAAGaggagatggaagaggatgaggatgaggaggagcAGAAGGTGATTGAAGAAACGACTGCAGAAACAAAGGCTGCGCTTGAGAAGATTGTGAATGTGAGATTGAGCGCTGCACAGCCGAAAAATGTGGCCAAGCAGTCGTCAGAATCGCAATATATCAAGTATAAACCGTCTCAGAAATCGGAGGCATTTAATTCTGGTGCCAAGGAGAGGATTATCAGGATGATGGAGATGCCTGTGGATCCACTTGAGCCTCCTAAGTTCAAGCATAAGCGTGTTCCGAGGGCTTCTGGATCCCCACCTGTGCCGGTCATGCATTCCCCTCCTCGGCCGGTGACTGTGAAAGACCAGCAGGATTGGAAGATTCCACCTTGCATTTCAAACTGGAAGAACCCGAAAGGGTATACGATTCCGTTGGACAAACGTCTTGCAGCTGATGGGAGAGGCCTTCAAGATGTTCAGATCAATGATAATTTTGCAAAGCTCTCTGAGTCTTTGTATGTAGCAGAGCAGAAGGCTAGAGAGGCAGTTGCTATGAGATCGAAAGTTCAGAAGGAAATGTtgatgaaggagaaggaaaagaaggaacAGGAGTTGAGGGCATTAGCTCAGAAAGCTCGTTCTGAGAGAACAGGTGCTGCGCCCCCTGCGGCCATTCCAATGGCTTCTGACAGAACAGCCATGGATACTGATATGAGAGGGGATTATGAGCGTCCAACAAGGGAAAAGGAAGCGGATTATCCAAAGGAGACGagggaggaaaaagaagaaaggatgCGGCGGGAGAAGATTCGCGAGGAGCGGCGCAAagagagggaaagggagagaagGTTGGAGGCCAAAGATGTAGCAATGGGGAAGAAAAGTAAAATTACGAGAGATAGAGATCGTGATATTAGTGAGAAAGTTGCCCTTGGCATGGCTTCTGCCGGAGCAGGCAAAGGGGGAGAGGTTATGTATGATCAGAGGCTATTCAACCAGGAGAAAGGAATGGACTCAGGGTTTGCCACTGATGACCAGTACAATGTTTACGACAAGGGCTTGTTTACTGCACAGCCGACACTCTCAACTCTATACAGGCCTAAGAAGGATGTTGATGGTGAAATGTATGGCGGCGCTGATGAGCAGTTGGATAAGATTATGAAGACTGATCGCTTCAAACCCGACAGAGGATTTGGAGGAGCTGCTGAGAGGGCAGGGCCAAGAGATAGACCAGTCGAGTTTGAGAAGGATGCTGTTGAAGAAGCCGATCCATTTGGTCTTGACCAGTTCTTGACAGAGGTGAAGAAGGGCGGCAAGAAAGCCCTCGATAAGGTTGGAACAGGAGGGACAATGAGAGCAAGTGCCGGGTCTTCCATGAGAGATGGCTATGAAGGCGGCTCCAGCAGATCTCGTATTGGTTTCGAAAGGGGTCGCTAAGCTGTTCTGAACTGCAATTTTCAAAGTTGATTTGTATTAACTCTTTGAAGTTACGTATCTATTTCGGTTTTGTAATCGCCTTTGATTGTGGCACTTCAGTTCTCGACAGAATTTGACTGCCTAAGATTGTGACGATAAACGTCGTACTTGTATTTGTGAGATGTAGTTTTATCATCCCTACTTATGTTTCTTTGTGTTCGCCAGTGCATGATTGCCATGAGAAATTGTGATATATGCGTTGCTCAAGCGACGGATGCAAAATTTCCTGCGATCTCTGCCGTGCGATCGGCAATTTGTGTTGGAGGAACACCAAAAACATTGCGAATATTCAGTGGCGACTGCGGCAACGTACGCAATTGACTGCAACGGAACGTACAATTGTGCACCATTTTATAGATCAACAACGAAATGGGAATGTGGAGGTTGATGGAGAAGTAAAACTGTTATTAAAGCTGTAAGTTCAAAAGCACATTCTCGCTCGGCATCCAAAAATGATGTATTACACGCCTAAACTCGGTTCGAGGAGATGGAAAATAGTAAGAGGAGGGTTGTTTACATGACACAAAACAACCTCAGCAAACAACACGAAAATATCGTTTTAATTATTTTCCAAGTGAGTTCTTGAGCCATCCATGGTTTAGCAATTTATCTCTATTCATTTGAAATTCAGCACTCTGGCACTCCGGAAGCGGCCTCCAAAACCACAGTTTGCCTGCGAGCAACATCCATGAGAACTCAGAATATTACaaataaaacttcattttaaggAGGTACTGCTAGAATAACTGGGATAGCATAAATAGTCGAGAAAGAATACCTACATCGCGGTTTTGtgcattgtgcttcatgataaTTATGTTGAGAGAGCTGAAGCCATAAAAACTTTTTAAGAAAATACATGAGAATCAATTTGCTCTATGTTTGGGAAGATTTGTCTCAAGGCAGTAGCATAGTTTGGAGATTTTGCCTGAAATAGGAGATGAAAGACCAAATATAAATAACCTTAAAGCGTATGAAAGACATTTGCCGACACACTTAAAAATCATATCAACACAAGAAGGAAGATGTAGAACCAATCACATACTACTGCACATGAAGCCCTAGAAGatataaacatgtatatataattatatatcatAGCTAATTTAGCCTACGGGATTTTCCCTTTTTCTCTACCCAGATATTGCACTCTCGATAAACATGTGTGTTTCGCCACTACACTTAAAGCATGAGCCGCTTAGCATTTATGAACACACTACTTTTAAACTTCCTTAAACAAATCTAAGCATGTTGAAAGAATACGATAGTAAAACTTATATATTACATCTGCAAGTTACAGATAAACATACACATGGGTTATTTTCGAGATAGATGGTAGTGAGCTTCTCTCTTGAACCAGCAACAACCTTGGCAAAGCCTTCAAGTGACTCTATGCTGTTGTCATTAAGCCATAGATCTTCTAACCTGTAACACAAGATTCCCATTAAAGGGTAGAATAGACAAGACAAAACAACATCAAACGAATAGCAACAAAGGGGTCTGTTACATACACTGTAAGGTTTTCAATACCCTCCACCGATGCTAGCTTATTATTTGATACATCCAAGACACGAAGGTTGACTAACGTTGAGAGGCCTTCCATTTTCGAAATACCATTATGGCTTAAGTACAACTCCTCTAGAGCAACACACTCCTGCAAAAGGTGGAGCGATAGAAAGTTTCAATATTTATACAACAAATGCACTTGAGATTTCTGCCTCAAACAAATCACGGTAAACCAATCATTTACCTCAAATCCCGTCATTGAAGTCAACCGATTGCTCTGCAAGCTCAGCTTCTTGATGCATTTCAACCCACACAAATTCACCACCTTAATCCGATTCCGCCCCAGCCACAGCTCCTGCAACTTTGTCATGTTCTGCAAACTCTCCATCACCTGATTTCACATTTCATCGTACAATCTTAACAAGCCGGATGCTAGTTTTGCTACATTATCAATAATTTCCATGTACATAATCTCAAATGCTCAAGAGAGCTAACCCGCAATCGATTCGAACCGAGCTCGAGAATCAGAAGTTCATGGAGGTGCTCAATTTCTTCAATCTTGGTAACTTCATTTTTCGATACGTAGAGCTCCTTGAGGGTACTGGTGACCTTGGACAATCCATGTAACGACGTAATCTCGTTGAAAGAAAAGTCGAAAACCAGAAGCTTCGTGAATATGCTAACATCTGGTATTTTCCCCAACTTATTATCCCTCAGCACCAACTCCTGCATTCCTCAAAACTGTTAATTTTCCCGGGAACCAAACAGACCGCCAAGAAAATcacatttaattttattttcccgGTAGCCAAACAAACTACCGAGATAATcacattttaattaattttcccgGGGAACCAAACAAAACCGCCACGAAAATCACATTTAATTATTTTCCCGGGAACCAGACAAACCGCCAAGTAAATCacgttttaattttatttacctCGAGACCGGAGAGGGCGTCCCAGCCGGATATCGGTTCGACGGCGGCGTCATCGATGAGGTTCTGACGGAGTGACAGCTTTTTGAGGTTGGAGAGGTTCGCAATCCGAGTGTCTAAGCTGGTGAGGCGGTTTGCAGTTAGGTCTAACTCAGTTAGACTCGGCGGTAACTCGACCGAGTCGAGGTCATGGAGCTGGAAACTGGTGAGGTCGAGGACCGTCGAGGAAGAATCATCCTCCGCCGTCTGATCGTCGTGCTCTTCGGGATTCGGATCCGGCGGTGGCGCTAAAGTCTGGTCGGCCATTGAAGTGTACGGTATTCGCCAGGTTGCGTTTTGCGCTTTTtttggttggtttttttttcgggTGGCGCTCCGCACACCatttttaccatttaatttcgGACCTTTCATCCCCTTTAATTATTTGATTGGACGCtaaaaaattaagagaaaatATTACAGAGGTATCTTGTGATAAAATTTCACACATGTTAAGTTGTATAAATGTTAATTAACAGGTTGGGTATGGATTGGTGTTGTTGAAAGTGGGCATTTGGTCTGTCTCTTTGATAATTTAACATGGTATTAGTTTCAGGCTCGAAATTCCACGTGATAGGTCCTTTTGGGCGCACGCGCATGGTATTAGTTCTAGGCTCGAAATTCCACGTGATAGGTCCTTTTGGGCGCATGCGATGATGGTAGATCGCTTGGCCTCATTTGTTAGGTGAGTCTTCTGGACTCCACGTGATTACTGACATATGGATCTTTTTACATGTAACCCACTCGTTAGGTCTAATGTGAAGAAGTGTGTTGAAATATACCACATCGGTagaataaagaagaaaataagagtttaaatattcTCCTCCTACTCATCAATCCGAAATCTTTTGTAATAAAACTTCACACCTATTAGACACTTATACTGTGCAACAATAATTAACAAGTTGAAGACATATCCATATTGTTGGTTGAacatatttgttttctttttcttttctcaaagGCTTATTAGTCGAAATGTCCTATGAAACTGTCATTAAGTCTTGGTTTACTCCTCAAAATTAGTTTTGTCTCAATTTGCCCACTGAAACTGGTTTTGTCTCACTATTTTGTCTCACTTTACTCACTTCTGTTAATGGTATGTTAAATTTAAGGGTATTCTAGACATTTCAATTTTTACACATTTATTTACCTTTAGCCTACACATTAAACAAgcctcaaatttatttttgacaACTCTAATTCAAACGCATACATTTTGagcatttttaaaaataaattattcaatcaaTAGAAAAATTCCGAGCAATAAAATCATTGTATCAACCAAAATAAGGGTTAAATTTGTTCGTAGAGTCATTTCACTTGCAAGACGTCCATGTATTGACTCGAAACTttgcaattgaaaaatattcattacAACAAAATCATTATGCAATTAAGCTATCTTACCCAAAATacttcccaaaccaaaaaaatcatttaaagcaAATGTGCATAGTTTGAACAAGCTCTTGCCTAGTGGAATCAGTGCTCAACAATGTGAAGTTTTATTTCAAACTGTGCACATTTTCTtttaataatttgtttggtttgtgaAGTATTTTGGATATGATGGCTTAATGGTATAATGATTTTGTTgtaatgaatatttttcaaatgcaAAGTTTCAAGTCAATACATGGATATCTTGCGAGTGATGCTCTACGAACAAATGTAACTCTTATTTTGGTTGATACAAtgattttgttgctcggaaTTTTtctattgaatgaataatttatttttaaaagtgcCCACAATTTATGCGTTTGAATTAGAGTTGTCaaaaatgaaattgagacttgtTTAGCGTGTAGGATAGAGATAAATAAATGTGTAAAAAATGAAATGTCTAAAATACCCTTAAATTTAACAGTTCATTAACATAAATGGATAAAGTGAGacaaaagagttgaaaatgtCTGTTTCATGAGGTAAAGTAAGACAAAACCAATTTTATGAGGTAAATTGAGATTCAATGACAGTTTCATGGAGTATTTCGACTAATAAACCTTTTCTCGAATGATGTTTTCACCTTTTTAACTTCAACATTTGTTGAGGAATATCTCTCAAGTGCTTATTGGTTGTTGAAGTGGATATCTTCAATCCTACACATTAAATGGTGGAACTCGTTGgaggtataaatttcaaagtttgatttaattaaaattgagaTTACAGAAATTCAGATTGGTAAAGATTCAAGTATACAAACTTAAGAAAGTTTCGAAGTAGATAAGTTAATACACATACACCTCAtgaaatttttgtgtttttacaaaattatcTCAAGTTTGTAACATATCACAAACAACTCCTAtcgttttaaatttatttcacAAAAACCTTAGTATTGgggtttcattaattttatGTTAACATCagcataaaataattttaaaataacaaaattaacCTTGTATAgcttttttagagtaaaaataatAACGGCTTTGTACCCTTATTAATAGGTACGAAACAAATAATTGATAAATTCATTTGATGACTAGGGATTTATTTTCCAACTTAGTGTGTTCAGGTATGAACTATCCCCTCGCCTTAAAATAcaatattaaccaaaaaaatgcaTGATGGAAAAGTAGATACAACCCACAATCCAATTCAAATCAAATACGTTAAATAACTAGAAAATTAtttctttgacaaaaaataactagaaaattatttattcttGACCGTTACAAGATTATCCGCTTTTTGCTTTATTTCGTTTTGGGACGTAATtttgaaatcaaagaaaaatagaaggaaaaaataaataaataaaacggaAAACAATGTCGCCTGACGCGTGATTTGAAATCAGGAGATCACACGTGCCGCCCTGGTTtgaacccaaaaccaaaacccctcTCTCCCCTCTCCGAATCAGAGCAAGCAGCCATGGAAGCGATACTCCGAGACTGTGTCCAGCACAGTCTCCGCGATTTCATGCACCGAAACGCCATTTTCGTATGCGAACGCCTCTGCGCCGAGTTCCCCTCCGAGGTACCTCTTTTCCACCCACTCCTTCACTCTCTCGCCTTCTTTCATCGCCTgcttgtttggttgccgagaaaatcccaggaaagaaagagaaaacgaGGAATATGGCGTATCCGGAAcgaaatttcttcttttttctagtGTTTGGGGGAACAGTACCGCTTCTGTTATCTTGATCGGCGCATCGTGTTTAATTTCCCTGTCATTTCGTGAGGAATTTACTCATACCTGAGTAATTCAGTGTTCTGTAATTTGAGACCTAGGGTTTTGTTGCTTTCGAATT
This window contains:
- the LOC103420379 gene encoding protein phosphatase 1 regulatory inhibitor subunit PPP1R7 homolog encodes the protein MADQTLAPPPDPNPEEHDDQTAEDDSSSTVLDLTSFQLHDLDSVELPPSLTELDLTANRLTSLDTRIANLSNLKKLSLRQNLIDDAAVEPISGWDALSGLEELVLRDNKLGKIPDVSIFTKLLVFDFSFNEITSLHGLSKVTSTLKELYVSKNEVTKIEEIEHLHELLILELGSNRLRVMESLQNMTKLQELWLGRNRIKVVNLCGLKCIKKLSLQSNRLTSMTGFEECVALEELYLSHNGISKMEGLSTLVNLRVLDVSNNKLASVEGIENLTVLEDLWLNDNSIESLEGFAKVVAGSREKLTTIYLENNPCAKSPNYATALRQIFPNIEQIDSHVFS
- the LOC103428331 gene encoding SNW/SKI-interacting protein-like, whose product is MTSLNELIPPPTATTTTYYDHSNDPWFRQRFSSSEAERSAAVVKPNPVPQYLKRQGFVPRKVEDFGEGGAFPEIHIAQYPLGMGRDKVAKPGTKILPVSVDANGEIAYDAIVKQNENSRKIVYSQHKDIVPKILKDAEEEMEEDEDEEEQKVIEETTAETKAALEKIVNVRLSAAQPKNVAKQSSESQYIKYKPSQKSEAFNSGAKERIIRMMEMPVDPLEPPKFKHKRVPRASGSPPVPVMHSPPRPVTVKDQQDWKIPPCISNWKNPKGYTIPLDKRLAADGRGLQDVQINDNFAKLSESLYVAEQKAREAVAMRSKVQKEMLMKEKEKKEQELRALAQKARSERTGAAPPAAIPMASDRTAMDTDMRGDYERPTREKEADYPKETREEKEERMRREKIREERRKERERERRLEAKDVAMGKKSKITRDRDRDISEKVALGMASAGAGKGGEVMYDQRLFNQEKGMDSGFATDDQYNVYDKGLFTAQPTLSTLYRPKKDVDGEMYGGADEQLDKIMKTDRFKPDRGFGGAAERAGPRDRPVEFEKDAVEEADPFGLDQFLTEVKKGGKKALDKVGTGGTMRASAGSSMRDGYEGGSSRSRIGFERGR